From the genome of Aspergillus oryzae RIB40 DNA, chromosome 4:
GATCCCCACGTCAATGGCCCTCATGCCAATGCGAGAACTGGTCATGGGTCCAATAGTCCCGCCACTACGGGAGTCATTACGAATCTGGAAGACCTGCAAGGTCGAGCCACATCGATCAGCGACACGCTTGATGAATCCGTAGCTCACACTGTCTGTTGTCATATGGCCGTTAGAGTCAGCCGAGACGGCCACACCGACGTTCAGACGGGGAGCATGGTTCTCAAGATAGACACCAAGGAAGTTCGGATTGACCGCATGGATGACGTCCGAAGACACGAAGAAGCTGTTCGCCACAGTTTGAGACAGCACGTTAGGACCGTAATTGGGTGAGAAGGCTTCCGTAATACGCTCTATGACACTGCTCATGAAGTTGGATCGAGCTCCCTGGCGAAGCAGGCTTCCaatttcctcgtcatcaaaCATACCGACCATCTTGATAGAGCTAGTTGAAGTACTGTCGGATGAGGCAAGCAGAGCTTCCTGAGCGGCATAGCAGCAGAGCTTATCGTCAATGCGACCAGCAAAAATCAGGTCCTTGTCCAGGCCACCAACTTGTGCTGGTTGACTGTCATACAGCTCCAGCTCCCAGCTTATAATCGAGCTGTAGTCTGTGATACCAAGCTCCTTGGATATGACTTTGACAAGCTTTTCCGGTTGCGTGGCTGCAAATGTACCAGGTTTGATCCCGTTGTCTTGATCTATCTTGGATGgggcttgctgctggaaaAGATCGGAGTTATCAACGCCAATTATAGGCACCATCTGAGTCTCTTTGTTGAAGGGGCCTTGCGAGGGAGCCCCGAAATGAGGTGCCAGGGTTGGGATCCGAGCAATGGGCCAGTCCAATTTGACTAATTTGGACTCGACTTTCCCGGTGTTGGAGTCTTGGACCAGAACACGGCCACCTATTGAGAGATCGCGGTCCCACCATGTGTCACTCAGAGCGCCTGCGTAGGGCGCAACTCCGAGCTGGGAAAAGCCAGCCTTGTTGGGCAGCTTGGACACGGGCTTCAATTTGGCGGTGAGTGCATCGATATGACCTGCAACAATGGCCATTCCATTGCCACTTTTATAATCTCTTCCAATTGAGAATGAGATGAAAGCACTACCATTCCGAGTGACGTAGTACTTCCCACCCTTCTCTAACTTGGAGTTCCACGTCTCGCGCTCGGGAAGGCGCTTGTATCCCTGGCTTTCGAGCTGCCTGGTGAAACCATCAACGGCGTGAAAGATCGTGGGGTTTGCTGTCATGAATTCGCAGTATGGTTTCGTGTAATCTTCCGGGGCGAAGGGGCCACTCCTCGCCACTGGGGTTGCAATGGTGGCTGGGGAGGGCTCAGGAAGCTGGGCCGACAGGCGATAAGCCATGGCAGAATCACGGAGATCAAGGACACTCCTTTTGGTCATGTCGAAGGCTAGGAGTTGGAAAATTTCTTAGTTTAAAGGCTAGATATCTTGTCGGAATGCGGTTTAAGAGGATTGGTACtaaaggaaaggaggaggcaAGGAGTAGGGGAGGGTCTAGAAGagtgagaaggaggagagagcAGCTGAGGTGGAGCTAATTGCGGTCACGCCTTATCGGGGAAGCTGATAAACCATATTCAGGAACCAAAAACCAACCTCAGGCACGCTGATCCGCCAAGACGGCAGTTCTACGTCACATGCTCAATAAATGATGCAATTGGATGCATGCTTTCTACTactttacggagtactgtgGTAGTATTCATCTACATTGGAAATATCTTGATATGATGGGGAATTCATGAAGAAGAGTATAAAACAGTGTCACGCAAAAAAATCGACGCCAAGAAGCGTACATGTTGTATCTAGCCTGCAGTGGTTGAATACACCTTATCATCCTTTAACTGCTTGAACCAACATACGCATTCCAATCTACAACGCCACCCGCACATTGCTCAGTAATCGCTGGCCCGGTGGTTGCTACAATCTCCCGGTTACCTCGCACGATAGAGATTCTGACAGGTCCTGTCTGCCccttgaaggagaaagatcCATGATTGAGACCAGGTGCGGCGGCATCAAGAACAGAATGTGGACCTGGCCCAATTTGGACATGGACCTCGCTAGGCTCAGTGACGAATGCGCTAACGAACACCTTGTCCTGAGAGAGTTCATGGGGTTTCATTTCTGGTTGACCTATGCCTGGGTTGTTACCGGTTGTGCCGTCGGCGCTACCCGACTGCCCGGGGTTCAATCGATACCAATATACAATCTTTTCTGCATAGGATATGGGATGCTTTTGGTGGAGGGAAGTTCTGGCTGGGTTACTGTGGTGGTTCGCGATGTTCCGTCTGTACCCGTCAATATAATGAGGCAGAAAAGTTCGCCATGCATCGTGAGGGTGATTAGCGATATATCGCGAAGCCCCTTCAGGCACTCCAGCCTCGTAGACTGGGCCGATGTAATGCGTCTCTCCATAGTCGTTCCAACTCAAGATCTGGTAAATATAAGTCTATGGAAATCTCAGACAATCATTAAGGGTGACCATACCTGGACAAGAGGCGGTTGCAATTCAATGACCTGCTTCCAGCGATAGTGCCATAAATCATCTCCACGCCAGAGCCAATTCTTTCCCCATTGAGGGAGGTTCGTGTAGAACCAGGGAGCGACGGGCATCATATATGGTTTACCTGAGAGAGCTTTCATCCATTCCAGGTCGTTTGTcaccttcttgtcttctgcaCCAACTGGCCAAGCATCCCAGCTAAAAGCACCATCGATATCATTTAAAACATTGCGTATACCAGCTGGTCCCATACTTGTCCAGCAGGGGATAAATAAACAACCTGTAGCGGCCTTGATATTCGGCCAGTCACCAGCGTTGCCGACACCTTCAAATGTCGATACCAGTGGCTTCTCCTCGTAGTGGAACTGCGCCTTTCGATTCTTATACGAATTGACGATAGTGATAACTCGATCTGCCGGCCAGGGCCCACCGGAAAGGTAGTCAAACGATATAAACAGGGAAAAGTTTCCAATcttttcagcagcatcatATGCTGCTTGGAGGGCTCGATCGGTGTGATGGTCTTGCGGTGCAATGTTCAATGCAAACCCATCAATGTGGGCTTTCTGCGCCTCTATAATGTCCAACTCCCACTGATCTGGCGTCATGTAGTACGCATTGCCGATCTAGTATCCGTCAGTATAGCACGCTCTTTTTCGAGGAAGCTTTTCTCTTACGATGAAGTGGGCGAAGACATTATGCGAGCCAGGCGGCGTGGGAACGCCCTGTGGCGCATGTTGAGCAACAACGGGTGGAACTGCTAGCGAAAAGATAATGTATGATAAGCCTCCTAGCCTTTATGAGAAATATAAATAGGTCCAGTTTATGATGAGATTTCCAGCCAAATTTCAAACATTGACATTTGAAAAACACAAGCCTTGGATGTACATCCGTTTTTGCAAACAATGCGCGTGATTTGAAAGAAACACTTGAACgcaaaaggaggaggatgttaCTTCgagtcaaaaaaaaaaaaaaaaaaaaaaaaaaaaaaaaaaaaaaaaaaaaaaaaaaaaaaaaaaaaaaaaaaaaaaaaaactagGTTTGGGATACTGCAGTGTAGGATAGCATAGGAGTACAATATGGACCGAGTATAGAAGAGAGCCAATTGGTCTGATCTCTCTTCTTGAGAATACAGAAATGCGAGCGGAAATTCACCAACCTTGTACTGGGGGTTGATGCTCTTGCTGGTGGTcgtggtgatgatggtgacggAGTTTCTCCGGGGTATGGACATGGTCGAGAATACGATCGAGATGTTGTTTCATTGTAGAACTTGTGCAGTGAAGTATCACGTGGCTGCCAGAGATctcggaagaagagagagaggtcAAGATGAACCCTTCATCAATACAGGATGCTGAACAAATTCAAATGGTAAGCAGAAGCCTGAGATATCCCAAACGCCAGAGACGGGCTAAAGGAATCTTAAAAGGGACAGGATCCCCCTCATCTGACCGCACAGGACCCTCTCGGGaaccgaagaacaacatAGATATCGCCACGAAGCATGGGTAGATAGGAAAAGGTGTATCAGGTAGACACACATACGGATATGCATCTGTTTAGGTCTCGACTGGGCTGATTTCCCCTTTCGTCTTGTTGATCGCACCGAATTGACCAGTTGCTCAGCTCACATGACCGGCACAGCTTCTTGGGCATAGGAGAGGGATCCCTTTTTGGCAACGCTTTTCTGATCCATCACCACTTATCTCTGTACTCTGTACGATCGGGTGGCTATCATACATGAAGCCCACCTTCCCAAGCAAATATTTCTCTCACCGACAACGCTCAGTCTCGAGTGGGTTTGCAAATGGCGTCATCAGCTTCAGGCTAAGTCCCACCGCAGCGAGGTGAAACTCACGCTTGAAAATGATgtaaaacaaaaaattgCTCTAAAAAGGTCCATGACTGGAATGTATCATTATTACCCCAGTCCTCTCCAGACTGGAGAAGCCCAGGGAATGACTATGGTTGGGCGTTCCAAGATTTTTGCCCCAGGCCGATTCATAGTGATGTCAGTCCTGATGATGTACTCAACAACCACTATTGAAATATCACCTTTTAATCCACGCATGCACCATCCATAATTGAAGCCGTAAGTTAATTTGAGAGTGCTTTAACTAATTCAATAGCTCAAAATGGCCGCATCCCAAGCTGCAAATATCGTGGAAAAGGTGGTTGGACATAATGATAATGCCACCGTCACAACCGATGTGAGTAACTATAATAAGGGAGCTTATGGGCAGGAAACGGGAGAGAAAATCAAGGCCACGACATGGCAGGGAAAGAACAGTGTCCAAATCGGTATGTACTGATGCACAATCGAGAAAAGGTCAGCCTAATAGCCAGCAGTCGAGATGCCAAAACCAAGAGTTGTGGATGAGGGCGATGTGATAGTCAAGGTAACTGGTAGCACAATCTGTGGAAGTGACCTTCATCTATACCATGGTATGAATTCATTCGAGCAGCCATTGATGGACGTGCCGGCTCATCCTTTGTTTTAGGTGTCATCCCCCAATTAGAGAAGGGCGATGTTCTCGGCCATGAGTTCTGTGGTGTTGTCGAAAGCGTGGGACCAACTGTaaagaaggtcaaggctggAGATCGCGTTGTTGCGGCTTTCCCAATTGCTTGTGGAGAATGCAGAAACTGTAAGGAGCAATTGACATCAGCCTGTGAACGGACGAATGAAAACTCCATTACGAATGCGATGTACGGTAAACGGACAGCAGGTACGTTGCTTGTATGCGAAAGTCTTGAGTTAGATGAAGCTTATCTTTGTCACCCTAGGGATGTTCGGTTATAGCCATTTCACCGGAGGCTTCGCGGGAGGTCAAGCAGAGTACGTTCGTGTGCCTTACGGCGATGTTAATCTACTGCAGCTCCCAGCGGACGTTCCAGATGAGAAAGGTCTCTACCTTTCGGATGTCCTGGCAACCGCCTATCATTGCGTCGTTGATACGGGCGTGAAGAAAGGCGATGTTGTAGCCATTTGGGGCGGAGGCCCAATCGGCCAGATGGCTGCGGAATACAGCTTTAGCCAGGGGGCCACTCGTGTCATCCTTATCGACGGGGGAGAGGGAGCGTGGAGGTTGGATTTTGTCACGAGCAAGATACCAAAGCTTGAGACAATAGATTTCAGCAATCTACCAAGAGGAGAATCGATCACCTCCCAGCTAAAAAAGATTGTACCTGGAGGGCCAGATGTGGCGCTAGAATGTGCCGCAGGAGAGTATGCTAAAGGATGGGCACATTATTTCGAGATGCTCCTGGGAATGGAGACGGACACCTCGGAAATTCTGAATGAGATGATCACTGCTGTCCGGCCATTTGGACGAATCGGTGTAACCGGTGTCTATGCTGGCTACGTAAGTAAAACCGCCGTATTCTGTAGCCTTGTCTTCAGCCATTGACTGATTGCTATACAGACGAACCACTTCAACATTGGTGCTCTCATGCAAACTGGTATCCGGTTCATCGGCAACGGCCAGGCACCAGTCCAGAAATACTGGGAACACCTCTTGGAACTCATACGGCGGCAAGAGATTAATCCATTGGACATGGTAACCCACCGTGTCTCACTGGAGAATATGCCGGAATTGTACGCGGCGTTCGAGGGACGAGACAAAGGTATGCAGAAGGTTTATGTGCAGACCAGGTTTTCATCACCTCCGGCGGAAGGATCACCCCAGCTGACCGAACTTTGAACGGATACTTCTACGACTACTTGGATTTCTATATACGAAGGATGGCATACATGTAACCCAAAAATACacaaaaagagagggagggaaataaacaaaaaagaaaaaaaaaaaaaaaaaaaaaaccatTTCGTGCTATAAGATTGGCGTTTAATCGGCGAGGTTCGGCAGATGGCAACTCATCCAGCCAATGCCAAGGAGAGTACAGGAGATGAGTACTTTTAGCTTTCCCGCAAATAGTATTTCAGTCCGAGTGTTGAGCATGTTTCTTTGAATCTAAAATGTAATAAAAAACCCTAGGTCTCTAATGCTGGCTCTgccttacggagtacaacCGTATCTAATCAGGCGATTGCTCGCCTATTCCACGTTTTCATATTCCGCATCCCTTGTTCCCTGCAAGGGATCCAGAGGAAACATATTGCCATGCACAGTTTGCCTACGAAAGTCGGTCAATGAGGGTATCCTTCGTGGTAAATGCTATAGCAGTTTCGGTCCGTGTTTCGCCGTTCAATTCCGTTGATCGGCATCAAAACCGAGTAGGATACCGGTCAATTGAGCACGGGGGTTGGGATTTGAAATCCATGATATTAGTAAAACCAAGCAAAAATTTTCCTTCCGTCCCCTCTATAAAGCTTTGGTCCCAGTCAGCTATGCTAAACAAGGTTAACGAGATTCGTCCGTTCAAGAGATCGTCGATGGACGGTTTAGCGTATTACGGCATCAGAATGATCAGATAGCCCAATCTGGTAAAGCCGGGATCAGATAAGATCAGATGATGGAGGGAGATGAAGTGCCGAATGGAAAGCATTACCATTATAGTCGCTTTTCTACGGGACAAACGTGACAAAAGTGACAAGAGAACtataatatttcttttaatatttttttaattcttcttctttctctcataGGGAAACGGGTGGCGGAGTACTCTATAAGTCTATTTGAGATACTGATGGTTTTTCTTGGAATTCGAATTTTTCTCATAGCTACCTAGCTGGAACCAGAGCTAGCTCAACGGAACCAGAAGATTATGAATAATCTTATCGATTATAAATGGCAGAAGAACACTCTATCGTAGTACTCTGCTGTGTAATATCATGTGGGTTTCAggggagagaggagggagaaaaaaaaaaaaagagccaAGGACAATCGCGGCCACCGCGGGTGAGCAGATTCCACACTGGTGCCGAAAAGAGTATTTATGACTActatgtactccgtacccacCACATCCACCTCATGGtttggaggaaaagaaaatttcaagTTCCATGGGTTTGAGGATAGAGTCGGAATTGATTGAAGTCACCACTTCTGATCATATGGTTGCATGCATGATATGAGATTTCTTGTGTTTCCCACAATACTAGTAATCAATCTCAAGATGTTAGGATACCCTATGCCAGAAGGTGTTGCGCATGCCTACTACGGCATACGCGTTACGTGTTTCTCCAGACTCACTGTGACTGCAGGGCAGGAGGAAGCTCTAGTTCATGCCCTAATAGGTGCAAACCCCAACGTCTCCATTGATTGATAAACCAGGGAGCAAGTATGGGTCAACGAATAAGAAACCCAAGCGAGTAAGTGACTCCACCAGTCGCCGAAATCGGTGAGACCGCACGATAATCTAATCTGATCCGATCACCTTTTTCCAGTCCTGtttccccctccctcttcctcctcggcttctttctttccctaaTCTTCATCTTAAGAGTCTCCTTCGTTCATTTTTACCTCCCCAGAGATTCTATGCTCTGGGAAAGTGAACCTAGGGAGAATTGCTTCCAGATTACACATCTTATAGCTCATCCATCCTTCGCCTCGCTTACTGGCTGCAGGGGCGCACTTCCGCTCTTCCGGCCGCAGCGATCAAGTGACACCACCTGTTGGTCCGTGGACTCTCTTTCCCTACACTTTCCAACCTTCACCTTATCTTCTACACCCGCACCCGGGGACATGACCCGCTGACTTCTACCCAGAGTTCCTCTTGAAATAAAGAGGCAATCCTAAATAAAATGGCAACTCCCGCACCTTCAATAGCCCCTGCGCCCACTCCAGCTCCGTTGGCTCCCGCAATTGCCGCCAAGCCAACCATTTCACCGTCTCCCGGACCGGGTACACCCGGATCCGTCACCTCCAAGGAATGGGTTATACCACCACGTCCCAAACCTGGCCGGAAGCCTGCCACAGATACGCCGCCTACTAAACGTAAGGCGCAGAATCGTGCGGCCCAAAGAGCGTTCAGGGAACGTAGAGCCGCCCGCGTCAATGAGCTCGAAGACCAAATCaagaaaatcgaagaagagcacgATATTCATGTGGCAGCGTTCAAAGAGCAAATTTCAAATTTGTCTCATGAAGTCGAACAGTGCCGGAATGAAATGACATGGTGGCGCGACCGATGCCACgctctggagaaggaagtcTCGGTCGAAAGAAGCGCGAAGGAAGCCCTTGTTAAAGAGTTCCGGTCGTCGCTCTCAGATAAGAATGCCCCTGCGGGTAGGGCACCATTGACTCGTGTGTCTGCCAGAAACTCCGGTTCTGGACGAGCTACAAATGAAAGGTCTTCGCCGAGCAACGCCAACAGTGGTAGTAACGATGATGAGCAGGAGGAAGTGCCACTGGGCTGTCCTAGTTGTTCTTCTACACATTGTCAGTGTATTGAAGATGCATTTGCAATGCCGGGCGTTGAGTCATTGCATTCTAAGCGTCTTAGCACCACTGGACAAGGGCGTGCCGAGCCTGAGATAAAGCCCGACccggaggagatggaaatcGACTTTACCACACGGTTTGCCGCCCCTCAACCACAGGAAGACAATGCCACGGCTGTTTCATCCCCCGCGGTTGATCCGTGCGGCTTTTGCCAGGATGGAACCCCATGTATATGTGCGGAAATGGCAGCCCAGGAAGAGCAGCGTCGACAGTCCTTCGAGAACAACCGTCTTGCACCTATTCAGAACCTGTCTCAATTCACACCACCTCCCTCCGATGGCGACGTTCGCTCTGAAGTCACTCTGCCGTCCATTAACCAGGCAACCAACCCCTGTGCGAATGGCCCTGGCACCTGTGCCCAATGTCTTGCGGACCCGAAGAGTACCCTTTTTTGCAAGACGCTGGCGGCCTCCCGCTCCGCCAGCGTTGCCTCCTCCGGATGCTGCGGCGGTAAGGGCGCCGATGGCGGGTGTTGCCAGTCACGCAGTTCCAACCCTCCGCGTGCTGCCGCTGCCAAATCGACATCTGGTAGATCTACGACGCCATCACTGACCCTCTCTTGTGCTGATGCCTTCACGACATTGTCACGTCACCCGAACTTCTCCCGTGCCAGCGATGAAATTTCTACGTGGCTTCCTAAGCTTCATACATTACCGAATCCTAAGGATGTTGCATCACCTGATCGATGCTCCTCGAGGGCGGCACTCGAGGTCGAGGCAGCGAGCGTAATGGGCGTCTTGCGCTACTTTGATCGGAGGTTTGCCGACAAATAAGCCGTCCGCCCAACTACGTTCATGAATCTATGCCATataatttcttttaattcttttccttctttatgATACCCAAACTTGACTCGTGTCTGAGTTTGTATTATACAacatctctcttttttcttttcttttcttttctttcctttttttttggaacTCATGATGGGAGACGGGATGCATTTCAGTTTCTAATATCTTCGATCCTCGGGCCCATGTTTCCATggatttgttttctttaGGCCTCCGTGACGTGCACCGAGGGaacttggaagaaagaacaaaaagaagccaGGGCTATTTCTTGCTTCACTTCGACCTTACGTTTAAAAAAGAGGGGATGGATGGATCGATATGGTATGggatggaatggaatgaataCAATTCACTCCAATGATTAGACGGGTGAATGATCGGCGTTATCTATTTACTTTCATTTTGGGTTGATTTCGGGTGattccaaaaataaaatccaaGACGAACATGGCCCAAAAGAATATTACATATGTACGGGTTGAGCCGCGGCTCAGATGAAAACAGCCATTGCGTTTCATCCAATATAGAGTCCTTCTGGTTTGGAAAATCAAGTTGGAATCAGTTTAGATAGATGGAATGGGTCCTTCTGGGTGGCGATCTGATTGGTTTGATGTATTTATCGACCGACATACGAGGGGTATTTTCATCATAATGTAGACTCCTTGAAACATATGGTTTCATTGCCACTGCTGTCCGAAATGAAAGGCTCTGTATAAGGAGATGAGATGGCTGATGTACCATGACGCTAAAGCTGGATGAGTGATATACATATTCCCAATGTTAAACGGCAGgaataaaagggaaaagagtTCGAAGACCTATCAGAAAGCATGTCGCCGCCGTTGATATCTACAAAATGAACACAAACAGGTCCAACGCCTTCAACCCCCTTGCGCCAGCTAGGTAGGCAAAATAGTAAAGGGCGTAGAGGTAGTGGGGAATTGATTAGGGGCAGGACAAGGATGATAACGAAGAATAGGAGTG
Proteins encoded in this window:
- a CDS encoding uncharacterized protein (aminopeptidase I zinc metalloprotease (M18)) — encoded protein: MKPHELSQDKVFVSAFVTEPSEVHVQIGPAFDMTKRSVLDLRDSAMAYRLSAQLPEPSPATIATPVARSGPFAPEDYTKPYCEFMTANPTIFHAVDGFTRQLESQGYKRLPERETWNSKLEKGGKYYVTRNGSAFISFSIGRDYKSGNGMAIVAGHIDALTAKLKPVSKLPNKAGFSQLGVAPYAGALSDTWWDRDLSIGGRVLVQDSNTGKVESKLVKLDWPIARIPTLAPHFGAPSQGPFNKETQMVPIIGVDNSDLFQQQAPSKIDQDNGIKPGTFAATQPEKLVKVISKELGITDYSSIISWELELYDSQPAQVGGLDKDLIFAGRIDDKLCCYAAQEALLASSDSTSTSSIKMVGMFDDEEIGSLLRQGARSNFMSSVIERITEAFSPNYGPNVLSQTVANSFFVSSDVIHAVNPNFLGVYLENHAPRLNVGVAVSADSNGHMTTDSVSYGFIKRVADRCGSTLQVFQIRNDSRSGGTIGPMTSSRIGMRAIDVGIPQLSMHSIRATTGSLDPGLGVKLFKGFFDYFEEVDKEFADF
- a CDS encoding zinc-dependent alcohol dehydrogenase (threonine dehydrogenase and related Zn-dependent dehydrogenases); this encodes MAASQAANIVEKVVGHNDNATVTTDVSNYNKGAYGQETGEKIKATTWQGKNSVQIVEMPKPRVVDEGDVIVKVTGSTICGSDLHLYHGVIPQLEKGDVLGHEFCGVVESVGPTVKKVKAGDRVVAAFPIACGECRNCKEQLTSACERTNENSITNAMYGKRTAGMFGYSHFTGGFAGGQAEYVRVPYGDVNLLQLPADVPDEKGLYLSDVLATAYHCVVDTGVKKGDVVAIWGGGPIGQMAAEYSFSQGATRVILIDGGEGAWRLDFVTSKIPKLETIDFSNLPRGESITSQLKKIVPGGPDVALECAAGEYAKGWAHYFEMLLGMETDTSEILNEMITAVRPFGRIGVTGVYAGYTNHFNIGALMQTGIRFIGNGQAPVQKYWEHLLELIRRQEINPLDMVTHRVSLENMPELYAAFEGRDKGMQKVYVQTRFSSPPAEGSPQLTEL
- the hapX gene encoding bZIP transcription factor HapX (predicted protein), with translation MATPAPSIAPAPTPAPLAPAIAAKPTISPSPGPGTPGSVTSKEWVIPPRPKPGRKPATDTPPTKRKAQNRAAQRAFRERRAARVNELEDQIKKIEEEHDIHVAAFKEQISNLSHEVEQCRNEMTWWRDRCHALEKEVSVERSAKEALVKEFRSSLSDKNAPAGRAPLTRVSARNSGSGRATNERSSPSNANSGSNDDEQEEVPLGCPSCSSTHCQCIEDAFAMPGVESLHSKRLSTTGQGRAEPEIKPDPEEMEIDFTTRFAAPQPQEDNATAVSSPAVDPCGFCQDGTPCICAEMAAQEEQRRQSFENNRLAPIQNLSQFTPPPSDGDVRSEVTLPSINQATNPCANGPGTCAQCLADPKSTLFCKTLAASRSASVASSGCCGGKGADGGCCQSRSSNPPRAAAAKSTSGRSTTPSLTLSCADAFTTLSRHPNFSRASDEISTWLPKLHTLPNPKDVASPDRCSSRAALEVEAASVMGVLRYFDRRFADK